A part of Melittangium boletus DSM 14713 genomic DNA contains:
- a CDS encoding dienelactone hydrolase family protein, translated as MMKRASLSLLAAAALCASSASAQTATLVTFPGPSGDTTLDSGLLSGVLYKPANYSTSTSLRAVVLMHGCTGYWSNRTVGATNANGTPNLQNQVEKWGLKLASEGIVALAVDGFTRRKPSSIPDADASLWQNQCSGATYGGQVNPYTTRVWDAQAAWSWLAADSHIDSARIGILGWSQGAEAAMVEAAEKATNTLFRTTVLFYPGCGAALGFGSPGASTWRPHHDLRFNIGTADSLYSNCQSRATTAISTYGSTPGSGHELAFVAYTGAGHGFDGGAQSWSTSPTPCSTPDECAMKAADIDSLAFLLSRL; from the coding sequence ATGATGAAACGTGCATCCCTGTCGTTGCTGGCCGCCGCGGCGCTGTGCGCATCGAGCGCGAGTGCTCAGACCGCCACGCTCGTCACCTTCCCGGGCCCCTCGGGCGACACCACGTTGGACTCCGGCCTGCTCTCGGGCGTGCTCTACAAGCCCGCCAACTACTCGACCTCGACGTCGCTCCGGGCCGTGGTGCTGATGCATGGCTGCACGGGCTACTGGTCCAACCGGACCGTGGGGGCCACCAATGCCAATGGCACCCCCAACCTGCAGAACCAGGTGGAGAAGTGGGGCTTGAAGCTGGCGTCGGAGGGCATCGTCGCCCTGGCGGTCGACGGCTTCACCCGGCGCAAGCCCTCCTCGATCCCCGACGCGGACGCCTCCCTGTGGCAGAACCAATGCTCGGGCGCTACGTACGGAGGACAGGTCAACCCCTACACCACCCGCGTGTGGGATGCCCAGGCGGCCTGGTCCTGGTTGGCGGCGGACAGCCATATCGACTCCGCGCGCATTGGCATCCTGGGCTGGTCCCAGGGCGCGGAGGCGGCCATGGTGGAGGCGGCGGAGAAGGCGACGAACACCCTCTTCCGCACGACGGTCCTGTTCTATCCGGGGTGTGGCGCGGCCCTGGGATTCGGCAGCCCAGGCGCGAGCACCTGGCGCCCGCACCACGACCTGCGCTTCAACATCGGCACCGCGGACTCGCTGTACTCCAACTGCCAGTCCCGCGCGACCACGGCCATCTCCACCTATGGCTCCACGCCGGGCAGCGGGCACGAACTGGCGTTCGTCGCCTACACGGGGGCTGGGCATGGCTTCGATGGCGGAGCGCAGTCCTGGTCCACGTCCCCGACTCCCTGCTCGACACCCGACGAGTGCGCCATGAAGGCCGCGGACATCGACTCCCTGGCCTTCCTGTTGTCCCGTCTCTAG
- a CDS encoding endonuclease V codes for MERETLHGWNLTPTEAVALQRELRERVVLRVPEGWKVERVAGADISMSRGEPWASGGFVVLDAQTRAPVAQASAVTRLSFPYVPGLLSFRELPVLEEAWARLEVRPDLLIFDGQGTAHPRRLGLACHGGLLFGVPSIGCAKSLLVGKHGPLGEERGAVADILHQGEVVGRAVRTRSKVAPVYVSPGHLMDLPTAVEWVLRMTSRYREPETTRHAHRLVNEVRRAALADKARTWDE; via the coding sequence ATGGAGCGCGAGACGCTGCATGGATGGAACCTGACGCCGACGGAAGCGGTGGCGTTGCAGCGCGAGCTGCGCGAGCGCGTGGTGCTGCGAGTGCCCGAGGGGTGGAAGGTCGAGCGGGTGGCGGGGGCGGACATCTCCATGAGCCGGGGGGAGCCGTGGGCCTCTGGAGGATTCGTGGTGCTGGATGCCCAGACGCGGGCCCCGGTGGCCCAGGCGAGTGCCGTGACGCGGTTGAGCTTCCCCTACGTGCCAGGGCTGCTGTCCTTCCGGGAGCTGCCCGTGTTGGAGGAGGCCTGGGCGCGGCTGGAGGTGCGGCCGGACCTCCTCATCTTCGATGGCCAGGGGACGGCGCATCCCCGGCGTCTGGGGCTGGCGTGCCACGGAGGGCTGCTGTTCGGCGTGCCCTCCATTGGCTGTGCGAAGTCCCTGCTGGTGGGCAAGCACGGCCCTCTGGGCGAGGAGCGCGGCGCGGTGGCGGACATCCTCCACCAAGGCGAGGTGGTGGGCCGGGCGGTGCGCACGCGGAGCAAGGTGGCCCCCGTGTACGTCTCGCCGGGCCACTTGATGGACCTGCCCACGGCGGTGGAGTGGGTGCTGCGGATGACGTCGCGCTACCGGGAGCCGGAGACGACGCGGCACGCGCACCGTTTGGTGAATGAGGTGCGCCGCGCGGCCCTGGCGGACAAGGCGCGGACCTGGGACGAGTGA